The DNA sequence CAAGTCAAAAGTCTGCCCATTTGTTAGCTGACATACGGCCTTCAACCGCCTCTTCTTTGACCGTCGTCGAGACTTATTCAACAAACTCCATCAACGCAAGCACTAATACTGCTCAAAACATATTATTTATTCAAGTAAATTTGCCTCCTTAGCCTTTATTACTCATATGATACCTCGTCTCGTAACCGGTGACATGTCTCGCTTTGCTCTTGTTCAATGATATCTCAACCATCTACCCTTTTAGTATCACCCTGCGCCTCCTGCTCTCACATACGACCACAGCCACCTGAAAAATCTGGATCCCGTCCGATCTCCGATTGATAACCAGATGAGCGCCGGAATAGTAGCCGGGTCGGTGACGACCAGCGAACTCCTGGTGTTGTatgtatttttatttctcgatactttttttttacctctttcctgcttcttcaaccAGATCAAGGGGAGAAATAGTGTTGGTATCAGTTGTTTACCAGTCTCATAGAACCACATGTATTATCTGCCAATATATTCGCCATCATGGATATTAGTAACTCTACCCGCTACTATCTTTGAGACTGCGttccctctcttccctcttcttaTTTAGCAAGTACTGCAACGCCAAAGTATTCCCATTTCTTCTCGCAGCTTGAATTGCCGCTGTCGTAATCTGGATCtcgtctcctctctcctGCAGCAACATATGCAGTACCGTCTTCTCCATATTATATGCCGCAGCCAGGACCACGTCTTCTGTGACTTCAATCTCGCTCCCCTTCTCATGAAGTAGGATTTTCAGCGCGGGAAAATATCCGTTTTTCGCTGCTGCAATGGCCACCTTTTGTGTAATCAGGATCTCGCTACCCCACCTCTCGAGCAGATAGTTTAATACCGAGCGTTCTTTGTTCTGCACTGCCGCAATAACCACTTCTTCTGTGATGAGAACCTTGTCTCTGTGTCTCTCGAGTAGATACTGTAGTACCGACTCGCTGCTCTTTATTGCTGCGGCAATGACGACTCTTTCTGTGATCTGAatgctgcctttttctcttccgaGCAAGCACCAGGCTGTTGAATCGTCGTACTTCTTTATCGCCTTTATAACCATGTCTTCTGCTACCTCAACTTCTTTTTGACAAAGCAAGAGGAATGTCGCTTCAACGTTCCCTTGTTCTATAGCTTCCATAAGTAATCCCTCAATATTTTCCGTATCCAGACTTTTCCGGGCGAAATGTTGATTGACTTTTAGCATATCTCTGGCTCTCTCCTCAGCCTCCGTAACCGTCTGTCTAACTCTTCGGTTGTGTCTGAGTCTTCGTCTCACGAGAGATATGGCTAATTCCGGATAAATGGCCCTTATTGCTTCGATCACTTCCTCCGCTGTGAGTGGAAAACTACCCAGCGATATTAGCAGGTCGGCTGTCTTCTCCAGATTCGTGGCTCTGTAAGATTGGCCATGACCCTTCCACATTGCTCCAAAGCTGCTCAAATCTCGGATGACATTTTGGTATCCATCCTGCAAGTCCATCTTGGCCCAAATCATACACCAAAACTCAATTTCCGCTTCCCAGATATGCCCAGCTCTCCCATATGCCAGGGAGAGTTTGCTTATACAGGCTAGTGTACGtgcatctgcttctccaaacGCTTTTGTATAagtttctttcatttcttgAAGCGTATCGATGACAAGACTTTTGTTGCTTCCTGCATCGCTCATAATCATGACTGCATTCCATAATCGTGTTTGCTCGTCAGGCTGACATTCTGACTCTTCTGGTTGGTCACCGGGAACTCGGCTGCTCAACCATGTATCATATTTTCCATCCGACGTCTTTTCAGAGGAAGTATCCCAATCCCATATGAGAAGAAATTCGTGTTGGGACGTGTTTGTTGGCTCTTGTGATTGATCAAAGCTCTTACTTTGCGCTTCATAATTTGGAGGCATGAAGCCAGTCATGATTACCGAAAAGTAGTCTGTACATGATCTAATAATCATTGGTTTTGCAGCGCCAGATAGGTGGCAGCAAATATCACCAACTTGAATTGGTTTTGCTGTAGCTTGCACTGTCCACGAGAGACTGGTATTATCCTTTGTCTTAATGTTCAAGATTTGCCTGTCGTTGCGGTAAGTGCCCTCGGTTGATCGCACTGAAGTCACACTGCCAATTACATAGCCTTTGGCAGATATAACTGCTGCTTGCAAATGTGCCCAAGTCCTGATGAGCACATTTTCCCCAAGTATAAACCTGACAGCTTGCGCCATGAGCTCGTCCCAGGAAATTGTGTAGTTGGGTACCAGTCCACCGGTAGTCGGGTTGTCTGAACTCATACCCAGCAAAGCGAAAATCTTGTCGTGGCGCTCAGTAGCTTCGTGAGCGTGGTACATGTCTATGAGCTCGCCGAGAGGGCGGATATCTAATGATACATCGCCCGACATATTAAGGCTGTATTTCGGCCGGAATATGGAGCCTCTCATAAGATATGTTACTGAGCGTATATGGTCTGGGATATCTGCGTAAGAGAGAAGCGATGGTAGCCCTAGACAAAAAGCATATCCATCAATCCTTGTAGATCCACACATAATGATGATGTTCTGAGCGGCGGCAATTTCTTGAAGCACCTATTCCATGTATCAGTATGCATTCTATCAATTTCCAAAATAGGCTCACCTTACCCATATGCGCCGAAACCAGGGTCGCTTCAGCATGGTTAAAATAGCCTGCCCATCAACCTTGCTCTCGGAAGACCTGGGGACTTCTTCATCCGCAGCCGTTCGTATGCTCTTGAGAACTTGGTCGCTGTCATCTGTGCTTTCCCCAAGCCATACAATCACACGATTTGCCTTGCAATATATCTCTGCCATATGCCGGATTTGATTTCCGCGCTCTGCAGTGTTGCTTTGGTCAATACAGATGGCGTCTATCCATAACACTCGCTCAATCATTCGATCTCGAAGGCGTACTAGCACTTCATGAAGATTTGCAGTAATATCCATACTGTTTTCGTTGATGTAGATTGTGTAAGGCTTCTCCGAGCTTCCCCAGACATATGACAAGGCTTCATACATGTGCGGCccatcctccagctcctgcaTGGGGTAGTCAAACAGCTGACACTGAAGCGGGGCATATCTATCACCATGAGGCAGCAGACGAAGCAACCGAATATTTCCAGAGCTGAGCAGCTCAGAATATTGATACGAATTGCCGACATCGCCTTGGTGGCCGTTCTGAGAGTCTAGACTGGAAGAACTGGGTTGTGGATGTCCGACATCCTGCGCCGCCGACATTTTTGCTGCCAAGTGCTTGGAGCTATTGCAACAGAAGTGGCGGAATAGTTTTCAAGTAGCAGGAGGACTCAGGTGGTCAATTAAACCTTTCAAGGACGCGATCAATTCATTGTTTGCTCTCTTGCTCGCGCTGGCATTCTCTCGCTCGAAGGATTCAACAGGCAGAAGGATCTCCAAGGCGGGCTTAGCGAGGTTGCAGCCAATAAGGGCTACACTAGGGGAATAAATACCCACACGCAATATGTAATCGGGAGGGGGGATTAAACACTCTCAACCGATGCCAGTCTCTTCGTGTAAATGCGCAAAATACGAATGCGTTGACGGGCTACGCGCAAAAACAGAACTCAAAGACTCGGTCCGTGGGCTAAATGTTCGGCATGTATTTCAAGACGCATAGTTCAACAACTTTCTCAATGTATAGAACCTCTACAAGCAGCAATCAGATGCATCTAAATTCAAGAGTCCTGGGGTTAAGGATTATCAGCCCTATAAGATACTGAAAGGTGCCAAAGACGATTACCTCGATACCATCGAAAAGATTTCAGATGTTGTAGCCAAAACATCAGCCAATATTagggcaaaagcaaaaggtgGCAAACTAGACGAGGCAACTGAGAAGCAATTTGCGCCTTTTGAAGAGTGTAACAGCCTGATCAAGGCTGCCAGAATAGACGATCATGAGCCGTACCTCATCGATGTAACGGAAAAGTACTTAAAACTTCTTGGCATCGAGATTAAAACAGAGATCCTCGATCCGCCCGTCAATCCGGTTGACAGTATAAAGAATTGGAAGACTGTCGACTGGGGGACGACAATAGATGAGGTTGTGAAAGCTGGGAAGGGTAGCAAAGAACAAATGAAGAAATTGATGGAGGATGCGAAGAAAGATTTCTATGAGAAGCCAGCTGATGGTTCTCATGAGGGATAAGAGACCCGTAACAAGGCTCGCGAGCACAGAAATGCCATAGAGGCTTTTACGAATGCGCACAACAAAGCTGCAGGATGTCACCCAAAAACACCGCCAAAAAAAGGTGAGGATGAGGGAGGAGGCGAGAGAGACATTCAGGACATACGTAGTTGAGGGCTTGAGAACATTTACCATTCAGTTGTTTGAAGCATGATTTGGCCATGCACAAATCTGCCTATTATTCAAATAAGTTACTGtagtatacatgtatcttaTTCTACCTCCGACCAATCCTCAATAAAAGTTTTCATATTATCATTAGCCCACTGCAACTCTTCGTCGAAGTTATCCATATCCTGTACTAGCCACCCCTTCTCGGAATTCCATTGTTCTGCTAACTCAATCTGAGGGTGAGTCAACATGAGCCCCGTATGAAGGTCAACGAATCTAACATTTGAACAAATGCGATACGAGCAAGAGGTTGTACCCCAGTGAGTCATGCCAGACGATACGGCAAAGTGCACCTCCCGCAGAGCTGTAAACTGCTTAAACCGGTCCTTTGTAAACCTAGTAAATCCTTCGGCCCAGTCTTCAAATTCTCTCCCTGTTGGCACCATAAACCTAAGCCGCTGAATATCGGCTGCATGCGGGTCAAGGCCGTACAAATTCTCGTGTTGAAGGGAGATCATGTCCTCATTAAAGTTGAACCAAATATACCGAGCCTCGGACTCGCCAGGTAATGTAGTGAAGAATGCTTTCTGATATGGGGCGAGTTGACGAGACTCTCGGCAGACATGCATGAGTTCCGCCTGTGGAATCATGGAGGCAAAATAACGGTCCGCGCCTGCCCAACGGTGGCCCTCAAAACGGCCGGGCTTGGGCTGTGTGCGGATGTGGACGAGACGCGGGTGCGCTGCCAAGGCCCAGATTTGGCTACGAATCTCAAAGGGGAGGCGTGGGAAGGAATGAAAGGTGGTGGCCATTGTCATTGATGGTTGACTGGTGTTTCACATGTGCACCTTTGTCCCACAAGTAAGCTGGCTATCAAGTTGCATTTAGTA is a window from the Trichoderma atroviride chromosome 5, complete sequence genome containing:
- a CDS encoding uncharacterized protein (EggNog:ENOG41), which translates into the protein MSAAQDVGHPQPSSSSLDSQNGHQGDVGNSYQYSELLSSGNIRLLRLLPHGDRYAPLQCQLFDYPMQELEDGPHMYEALSYVWGSSEKPYTIYINENSMDITANLHEVLVRLRDRMIERVLWIDAICIDQSNTAERGNQIRHMAEIYCKANRVIVWLGESTDDSDQVLKSIRTAADEEVPRSSESKVDGQAILTMLKRPWFRRIWVLQEIAAAQNIIIMCGSTRIDGYAFCLGLPSLLSYADIPDHIRSVTYLMRGSIFRPKYSLNMSGDVSLDIRPLGELIDMYHAHEATERHDKIFALLGMSSDNPTTGGLVPNYTISWDELMAQAVRFILGENVLIRTWAHLQAAVISAKGYVIGSVTSVRSTEGTYRNDRQILNIKTKDNTSLSWTVQATAKPIQVGDICCHLSGAAKPMIIRSCTDYFSVIMTGFMPPNYEAQSKSFDQSQEPTNTSQHEFLLIWDWDTSSEKTSDGKYDTWLSSRVPGDQPEESECQPDEQTRLWNAVMIMSDAGSNKSLVIDTLQEMKETYTKAFGEADARTLACISKLSLAYGRAGHIWEAEIEFWCMIWAKMDLQDGYQNVIRDLSSFGAMWKGHGQSYRATNLEKTADLLISLGSFPLTAEEVIEAIRAIYPELAISLVRRRLRHNRRVRQTVTEAEERARDMLKVNQHFARKSLDTENIEGLLMEAIEQGNVEATFLLLCQKEVEVAEDMVIKAIKKYDDSTAWCLLGREKGSIQITERVVIAAAIKSSESVLQYLLERHRDKVLITEEVVIAAVQNKERSVLNYLLERWGSEILITQKVAIAAAKNGYFPALKILLHEKGSEIEVTEDVVLAAAYNMEKTVLHMLLQERGDEIQITTAAIQAARRNGNTLALQYLLNKKREERERSLKDSSG
- a CDS encoding uncharacterized protein (EggNog:ENOG41); translation: MPVSSCKCAKYECVDGLRAKTELKDSNLYKQQSDASKFKSPGVKDYQPYKILKGAKDDYLDTIEKISDVVAKTSANIRAKAKGGKLDEATEKQFAPFEECNSLIKAARIDDHEPYLIDVTEKYLKLLGIEIKTEILDPPVNPVDSIKNWKTVDWGTTIDEVVKAGKGSKEQMKKLMEDAKKDFYEKPADGSHEG
- a CDS encoding uncharacterized protein (EggNog:ENOG41), yielding MTMATTFHSFPRLPFEIRSQIWALAAHPRLVHIRTQPKPGRFEGHRWAGADRYFASMIPQAELMHVCRESRQLAPYQKAFFTTLPGESEARYIWFNFNEDMISLQHENLYGLDPHAADIQRLRFMVPTGREFEDWAEGFTRFTKDRFKQFTALREVHFAVSSGMTHWGTTSCSYRICSNVRFVDLHTGLMLTHPQIELAEQWNSEKGWLVQDMDNFDEELQWANDNMKTFIEDWSEVE